DNA sequence from the Callithrix jacchus isolate 240 chromosome 13, calJac240_pri, whole genome shotgun sequence genome:
tgggagggggagatggggagggatagcctggggagaaatgccaaatgtgggtgaaggggagaagaaaagcaaagcacactgccatgtgtgtacctacgcaactgtcttgcatgctctgctgaTGTAcgccaaaacctataatccaataaaaaattaaaaaaaaaaaaaaaaaaaaaagaaaagagaaagaagaaagaaacaaaggaacagGACGAGAGCAGTCTCCGAGTCCCAGAGCTGAGTGTTTAGTGTGTCTGTCACACCACGCTGGGTGCTGGAGGGTGGGTTCTGGTGGGCACTGCCACACTCTGGCTCCCAGGGCAGAACTTGATCCCTGAGGGCCTCCTGGTCCTTTTCATCCAGTGTCTCCCAACTCTGGGTCCGGAGCTCCCCACAGCAGCGGCACCCGCACCACCAGCCCCGCCGGCCTGCTGCCAGCGGTTACCTTCAGGAAGACCCGCCGCCGGACCACCCTGGTGGAGATGGTCTCCTCGTCGTCACTGAGCCCTTCACTCTCCCCCAGCTCCTTGTCCAGCTCCTGGTGGATGTGCTTCAGCACGAAGCACAGTGAGCCCCTGACAATGTGCATCACATTCTGACAGCTGACCAGGAAGAAGCTCAGCAGCACCAGCGTGACCAGGAGCTGGGTGACGAAAGTCCACATCCTCGTCTCCTCACCAGCCTGGCCCTCCGGGGACCAGTGCAGCCAGGGGCCCGGCCGCCGTGGGGGGCCCGCCTCTCATTCTCCACCAGGACTCCTGAGTCCCCCAGGGACCCTTGCGttccccttctctgtctctctggtttGCTCTCTTGGTCTctcactgtttctctctctctgggcagGACACTGAATGGCCCTCTCGGCTGGAGCAGCCTGGCCCAAGTGCCCTTCTGCCCAGCAGCCAGGCTCTGCCTTGTGTGGCCCAGGTGACGTCAGGCTCCTATAATTTTAGCTCCCCGAACCAGCTGCCGGAGCTGTCCAACTGGGCTAGAAGGaagctggcaggtgcctgtgtcCTGAGCACTGAAAGCACAAGTGAAAGTCACTGTGTAAGTGACACCCACTGCTGCCTTGCCCCGCCCTGCCTGCCCCGCCCTGCCCAGAGAGCTGGAAGTAGGGGCTTGGCCTCTGGCCTATCCTGCCTGTCCGTCCCCATGGGAACTAGAGAGAGTTCTGCCCAGGGAAAATTTCTCAGTCAGGGACTCC
Encoded proteins:
- the ANK1 gene encoding ankyrin-1 isoform X35, whose protein sequence is MWTFVTQLLVTLVLLSFFLVSCQNVMHIVRGSLCFVLKHIHQELDKELGESEGLSDDEETISTRVVRRRVFLKGNELQNIPGEQVTEEQFTDEQGNIVTKKIIRKVVRQIDASSAGAAQEYEEDHTSTPNP